GCACGCGCGAGGCCGGCGAATCGTTGCTCGTGCTCGACTTGATCTCTTCTTCTTGCCCGTCGATGACGTGCATCACTTCGCCGAGCGTGATCTCGTCGGGCGATTTCGCAAGTTGGTAACCGCCCGATGCGCCGCGCGTGCTCACGACGTAGCCGGCCCCTTTGAGCTGCAACAAAATCTGCACGAGGAACCGCGACGGGATGCCGTGGGCATCGGCGATCGTGCGGATGCGCACCGGTTCGCCGCTGCCGTAGCCGGCCGTGAGCTCGAGCATCGCGATGCTCGCGTATTCGGTTTTAGCGGAGATACGCACGGAGGGCCTGTGGAAGGACGAATGTCGAATTTCGAATGACGAAAGAATGACGAAGCACGAATGACGAATAGATTTTCGGTGTTCCGAAGCCCCGTTCGAGCTTCGTCCTTCGGATTTCTTTCGTCATTCGAGCTTCGACATTCGGGCTTCGCCGCGTCTAGTCGTTGCTCGTGTGCAAACCGCACTCTTTCTTCTCGAAACCGCTCCAGCGGCCGGCCCGCTCGTCTTCGCCGAACAGCACGGCGCGCGTGCAGGGCTGGCAGCCGATGCTGGTGTAGCCTTGATCGTGGAGCGGGTTGTAGGGAACGTCTTCCTTCGTAATCAGGCTCCAAACTTCTTTCTTCGTCCAGTTCGCCAGCGGGCTCACCTTCACCAAGCCGAACTTCTTATCCCAACCGACGATCGGCGCGCGGGCCCGATCCGGACTTTGATCGCGACGAATCCCGCTCATCCAAGCCGACATGCCGAGCGCCGAACGCTGCAACACTTTCAACTTCCGGTCGAAGCAGCATTGATCGGGATTCGATTTATAGAGGGGGCCGTTGTGGAGTTTCTCGTATTCGGCCACGCTCGTCTCGGGCTTCCGCAGTTCGATATCGATCCCGTACTTTTCGAGCACGCGCGTACGCAGGTCGAGCGTCTCTTGAAACTGGTAGCCGGTGTCTAAGTTGAAGACCGGCACGGTTCGATCTATCGCCGCGAGCATGTGGATGATCGCCATTCCCTCGGGCCCGAAGGCAGTCGCCATCGTGAGCTTCGGGGCGTATTCCTTCACGGCCCAGCGAATGATCTCTGCGGGGGTCGCCGACTCGAGCGCTTCGCTCTGTTGCTTGAGGTAGGCGAGGTATTCTTCCGTCGCGGCAGGCACGAGTGCGACTTCCGCAGGCGGAGCAGAGGGGATTGCGACGGCGACCGATTTTTCGTTCACGGCTAAATCCTGCTGCGACACGCTTTCGCCTGATTCTTCCGGCCCTCGATAGATTCGCAAGAGAAAGCGATCTTCGCTCGCGTTTTCCGCAACGGCCGCTTCCGCGAGGTCCGGAGTGGTTGAGTTCCTAGCCATTGGTCGATAACCCTAAAAGGCACAAGTGCCAGATCAAAGATACCTATGTTACTCATGTAAGTCAACTATAGTATCGTCCGTCCAGTGCCGCTTCTTCAACCGGCATACTCGATACCTTCGGCTGACAGGGGTGCATGCGGCACGCGTTGCTCGCCGTAAGTCTATAACCGGCAGTAGCTTGACTTCCCTGTCGCCGCTCGTCACGATGCGTCTTCCTCCCCATTAGGAAGCCGGTAACCCGTGAGGCGCGGAAGCGATGTCCGATCAGATTTTTCTCGCCGTCGATATCGGCGCTTCCAGCGGCCGGCTGCTGGCCGGACTTTTCAACGGCCGTCGGCTGCAACTCGAGGAAGTGCATCGCTTTGAAAACGGCGCGGTCGATTTCGGCGGGTCTCTCCAGTGGAACGTCCTCGGCCTGTGGCAACAAATCCTCAGCGGCATGCGAGCCGCGCGGAGTAAATACGGCGATCGGATTCGCAGCATCGGCGTCGATACCTGGGGGGTCGACTTCGCGCTCCTCGGACGAGACGACGTCATGCTCGGAAACCCGGTCTCGTATCGCGACCGCCGCACCGAAGGACAAATGGATCGCGCCGTGGCGCAGCTCGGTCGCGAAGAAATCTTCTCGCATACCGGTCTGCAGTTCATGCCGATCAACACGCTCTATCAACTGATGGCGCTCCAAGCGCAGAACTCGCCGCTGCTGGAAGCGGCAAAGTCGTTTCTGATGATGCCCGACTTGTTCCACTTTCTGCTCACCGGCGTGAAGGCGAACGAGATCACGAACGCCACGACGACGCAGTTCTTCAATCCGGTCTTGCGCAACTGGGCCTCGGAGTTGCTCGACAAGCTCGGCCTGCCGACGCACATTCTCGGCGAGCTCGCGGAGCCCGGCACGACGCTCGGCTCGTTGCGCTCGAGCGTGGCTCGCGAGACCGGTCTGCCGCCGATCGACGTCGTCTTGCCCGGCACGCACGACACGGCCAGCGCCGTGCTCGCGGTCCCCGCGCGCAGCGCTCCGGGCGCGCGGCCCGACTGGTGCTACATCTCGTCGGGCACTTGGTCGTTGATCGGCATCGAGACTCCCGCGCCGGTCATGAGCGAGCTCTGCCGCAAGCTCACGTTTACCAACGAAGGTGGCGTCGGGCACACGGTTCGCGTGTTGAAGAACATCACCGGCCTCTGGATCGTGCAAGAGTGCCGGCGCATCTGGTCGCAATCGGGCGTCGATTTCGCCGGCGGCGAATATAGCTGGGACGCGCTCAATCGCATGTCGGCGGCTGCCGAGCCGCTGGTGTCGTTCATCGATCCCGACGACGCGACGTTTCAAGCGCCGCAGAACATGCCCGAAGCGATCCGCGCGTTTTGCAAGCGGACGGGCCAAGCGGTTCCGGCCGGCGAAGGAGAGATCGTGCGCACGGCGATCGACAGCCTCGCGCTGAAGTATCGCTATGTGCTCGGCAAGCTCGAAGAACTCGCAGGCGGACGCCTCGAGACGATCCATGTCGTCGGCGGCGGCACGCAAAACCGGCAGCTATGCCAAGCCACGGCCGATGCCTGTGGGCGCCGGGTCGTCGCGGGCCCGATCGAAGCGACGGCGATCGGCAACGTGATGATGCAAGCGATTGCGGCCGGCGCGGTGGGCAACATCGCCCAAGCCAGAGAAGTGGTCGGCGAAAGCTTCAGCGTGGAAGAGTATTCGCCCTGCGATGCCGGGCGCTGGGACGAAGCTTACGGAAAATTCGTACGGCTCTTGCCGCGAGATTGATCGCGAACATGAGCGAACACGAGCGCAGCGAGGCCGGCAGCATGCAAGCGCGCGAGCGCAGAGCGACGAAGCCTATGTCGAGCAACGGCGGCACACGGCTACTTCCGCTGCTGCAAGGGATGCGGCCGTATCAGTGGGTGAAGAACGTCGCGTGCTTGGCCGGGCTCGTGTTCTCAGGGCGTTTGCTCCAGCCCGAAATGCAACTTCGTGCGCTGCTCGCGATGCTCGGGTTTTCCGCTGCTTCGTCGGCCGTGTATCTCGTCAACGACTTCTTCGATCGGCAGCGCGACTTGCTCAACCCACGCACGGCCGGCAGACCGCTGGCCTCGGGCCGGTTGCCGGTCGGGCTCGCGGCGTTTGCCGCCGCCGTGTTGATTACGGTCTCGATCGCGATTGCGGCTTACCTCGGCGAGGCGTGCGTCGCCACGCTCGCCTGCTACTTCGTCTTAAACATCGCTTATTCGCTCCGGCTCAAGCAGGTAGTGATCGCCGATGTGATCTGCATCGCTCTCGGCTTCGTCGCGCGCGTGCTGTTCGGCGTGTATGCCGTTCAGGTTCGGCCGACTCCCTGGATCGTGTTGTGCATGTTTTCCCTGGCGCTATTCCTCGGGTTCGGTAAGCGACGCGGGGAAATCGACGCGATGCACGAAGGGGCTGCGAGGGCTCGCCCGGTGCTCGCTAGGTATACGACTCGCTTTCTCGACTTCGCGATGGGGCTTGCCGCTACGTCGACCGTGACGACCTACGCGCTCTATTGCATCGCCCCGCATCACGATCCGAACATGATCGCGACGATCTTCCCGGTCGTGTACTGCGTGCTGCGCTATGCCCATCAGGTTCTCGTCGAAGGGCGGGGCCAGTCGCCCGAACGTCTTTTGTATACCGACAAGATGCTCTGGATCGGGATCATCGCTTGGATCGCGCTGTCGATCTTCGTGCTCTACGGCAAGCCGAAATTCGTCGAGTTCGCCGGGATGTTCACAGCCGAATGCCTGACCTAACAAGATGGCGGCGCAGGGAACCAGTTATGTCGAATGATGCTCCGCTCGAAACGCCCGCCGACCAGAATCGGCGCGGAGCTTGGGACGATGCGATTCGGGTATTCCTCTTCTTCCTCTGCGGATTCTGGCTGACGAATGCGGCCCTCGATGCGTCGGAAGGAGAGTATGCCTATCGGGTCGCTCGCAACTTCGTCCGCACCGGACGACTCGGATTCGACGAACCGCTCGTCGGAGTTTTTACGCTCGCGCCCAACGGGCGGATCTATGCGGCGCACGAGTTCGGCAACGCGCTGCTGTTCATTCCCACCGCGGCGGCGATCGAGCATCTCGACGTCGTGCTCGTGCGTATGGGATACGCGTTGCCGAACGTCGAACAAACCGAAATGTTTCTCGTCTCGTTTCAGCCTGGTGTGTATGCGGCACTGACGCTCGCAATCGTCTATCTCATCCTGACGCGGGAATTCGGGCAGACGGCTCGGCAAGGTTTTCTCGGTTGCCTCGCGTTGGGGTTCTGTACTTATTTCTGGAACTTCAGCCGCTTCCTGTACGACGGAATGCTCTGCTGCCTCATCACGACCTCGGCCCTCGCCGCGTTGCTGAAATACCGCGCGACCGGCCGGCTCGTCTTCGCGGGAGCCGCGTTCTTTTTGCTCGGCTTCGGAGTCGCCACGCGTTTGTCGCTCGCGCTGCTCGTCGTCGCCGCGCTCGGGTTCGTCCTGTTCGGGTGCGCGCACTCGCGATGGAAAGTTACGCTCACGGCTCTGCTTGCGCTGGCGCCGTTTGCCGCTTGGCAGTTGTGGTACAACCAGCTTCGCACCGGCAACCCGCTGTTGTCTCCGGTGCAAGAGCCGCAATTCGCCGTCAACAATGCCTTAGATGGAAATTGGCCGCTTGGCGTAGTGGGGTTGCTGTTGAGTCCCGGCAAGGGATTGTTCGTCTATGTTCCGTTGTTGATCGCGTCGGTGATCGTCTTCCGGCGCTTTTGGCGACGCGACCGCGCGCTAGCGGGTTTTCTCTTGGCGAGCGCGGTGCTCTGGCTGCTCCTACACGGCAAGCTGCGGAGCTGGTACGGAGCTTGGGGCTGGGGGCCGCGGCACATGATCGCGATCGTGCCTTTGGTTTGCCTGCCTGCGCTCGTCGAGTTGCCGACGCTCTGGAGCCGACGGCGCACGCGCATGGTTATAGACATCGCGCTGTCGGCGGGCTTCCTCTTGGCCTGCGCCGCGACGATCTGCGATTATCAGTATCGCATGCAGATTGCGGAGAGCGAGCACCGGCTCGACGACGCGACCTTCGTGTGGGGAGTACGCAATCAGGCGGTCGATATGTTCGTCGGCGCGGGAGAGAACCTGAGAGTCATGCTGGGGCTTCGTCGGCCGTACCCGTTGGAGAGCGCGAGGGAACCGGTCCACGTCATTTCCAACCGGCTCAACATCTGGTGGTACGCTTGGTCGCAGCAAGGGATCCCGCTGTTGTATATTCTCACGGCCTGCGCGCCGCTCCTCGCAATGCTGATCTGGACCGGCCGCTCGCTGTTGCGGAAGACTGAGGAGTGAGGCTCTCCGCTCGACGGCGCGCTTACGGTTCCGCTCCGGAGAGTCGGCCGAGTTCTGCTTCCGTTTCCGCCAGCGCTTGGCGGGCCGCTGCGAGCTTCTTGTCGGCCGGCTTTTGCGTGTGCGACGTCCGCGTGACTTGATGAAACAAATCGTCGACGCGGCCGACGAGCGTTACGTTCGACGTCGGGGAACTCAAGGTCGTGCTGTTTCTTTCGGCTTCGTGTGCCGCAAGGGTCGCCAGCGCGCCGTTGTCGGCTTGTTGCAACGTGCAGAGTCGGGCCGCGAGGTTGCCGGCCTGTTCGTCGCCGCAGAGGTGCAGGCCGACGTCGACTTTCGTCACGCCGACCGTCACGATCGAGTTGCCGAAGACCGACTTCTTCTCCGCTCGGCCCGAGCAGACGAAGGTACACCAATCGCCGCGCCAAGCGCGCGGGACGATCGCGAGAAACGAAAACTCCTTCGCCCCTTCGAGCGACGCGGAGTTCGACGGGCGGAGCTTGTAGAAGACACCGTGCCCACGGTTCATCGTGCCGCTGGCCAAGACGAGCGCTTTCGGCGCGATCTTCTCGTATTGATTCTGCTCGGTCTTGCGGCTCATCTGATTCTTCACGGCGCTGAGCGAGAAGATCGTGTAAGCGACGCGGGCCTCGCGGCTCGACGTGTCGGACTCTTCGCTGAAATCGGCGACTTCGATCCGGTCGTCGGCGTAGCGACTTTCGAGCGTCGTGTTCGGGAGATAATCGAGGATCTTCATGCGCAGCATCGGGCCACTGATCATATAGGTGAAATCGACGAGCGACTCTTCCGAGCCTTTCGTCAGACCGGCCGAGACGCGAAACTTCACTTCGATGACCTTTTGCAGCGGATGCAGCGCCGCGCATTTGACCGGCGTTACGTCGCGGCATTCGATTTTGTCGGGCACATCGAACACGACGTGCGCGTCTTCGGCCCTGGCGAGTTGGGCCGAGAGCGCAAAGAGAACGGCAAACGTGGCGCGGCAGATCGTGTTGGTCGGCATCGTGTGTGTCTCTGGCGGTGTGGTTCGCGGGGCGCCCCCTCATCCTTCAGCAAGCGGGGAGGATGGTAGCAGGACGGGCGGGGGGCCAAAAGAACGGTTTTGTAACGATCTCGGCCGTGCGGGCGGTGCCGGCGGGGATGGACGATGGCTGAAAACATGCTCCCATTGCCCGACTGCGAGAAAGCCGTGAAAGGTTCGTCGCCCAGGCCGGTATAGCTTGTCAGAGAAACCCAACGAGACGCTTCAGAAAAGGATCGCACCATGTTTCGTATCCGCAAAGCCGCCGACCGCGGACATGCCGACCACGGCTGGCTCAACACCTATCACACCTTTTCGTTCTCGTCGTACTACGATCCGGAGCAGATGGGCTTCCGTTCGCTGCGCGTGATGAACGAAGACTACGTGCGCCAGGGGCAGGGCTTCGGCACGCATCCGCATCGCGACATGGAAATCGTGACGTATGTGCTCGAAGGTGCGCTGGAACATAAAGACTCAATGGGGAACGGCGAAGTGCTTCGGCCCGGCGAGTTTCAACGGATGTCGGCCGGTACGGGAATCACGCATAGCGAGTTCAATCCGTCGGCCGGTGAACCGGTGCATCTCTATCAGATCTGGCTCTTGCCGGAGAAGAAGGGGATTACGCCGAGCTACGAGCAGAAGCGGTTTCCGGATGAAGAGCTGCACAACACGTTGAGGCTCGTCGCCGCGCGCGATGCGGCGCAAGGTGCGCTGGCGATTCATCAAGACGCGCAGATCTACTTGTCGAAGCTCGATGCCGGCCGTAAGGTCGAGCATCGCTTAGCAACCGGCCGGCATGCGTGGCTGCAAGTGTTGCGAGGCTCCGTCCAACTGAACGGCCACGCACTCGAAACCAGCGACGGCGCGGCGGTGAGCGACGAAGCGCTACTGGAAATCGAAGCGACCGTGCCGGCTGAAGTGATGCTGTTCGATTTGAACTAAGAAGTTTCGCCTCATCAAAAATTCATCGTCTGCCCGACTCGCATATCGTCATACTTTCGTTCTTCACAAAGATTTCGCACATAAGGAATTCGGATCATGAGCCAGTTACAAAATAAAGTCGCAGTCGTTACGGGTGCCTCGAAGGGAATCGGCGCGGCGATCGCCAAAAAGCTCGCCGCCGCCGGAGCGTCGGTCGTAGTGAACTATGCGTCGAGCAAGGCCGGGGGCGATGCCGTAGTTGCCGAGATCGTGAAGGCCGGCGGCAAGGCCGTGGCCGTGCAAGGGGATGTATCGAAGCAAGCCGACATCGATCGCCTCTTCGCCGAAACGAAGAAGGCTTACGGCAAGCTCGACATCCTCGTCAACAACGCGGGAATCTTCGAGTTTCTACCCCTCGGCGCGATCACGGAAGAACACTTCCACAAGCAGTTCAACCTCAACGTGCTCGGGCTCCTGCTCACCACGCAGAAGGCGGTCGAGCTCTTCGGCGAAGCCGGCGGAACGGTCATCAACACGAGCTCCGTCGTCGCCGTGTCGCCGCAGCCGAACGGCTCGGTCTATAGCGCGACGAAGGCGGCGGTCGACGCCATCACGCGCTCGCTCGCAATCGAGCTCGGGCCGAAGAAGATTCGGGTCAACTCGGTGAATCCGGGCATGATCGAAACCGAAGGGGTTCACTCGGCCGGCTTCCTCGGCACCGACTTCCATAAGAAACTGCTGGCGGAGACCCCACTCGGCCGAATCGGCCAACCGGACGACATCGCGAAGGCGGCGCTGTTCCTCGCGTCCGACGATTCCGGCTGGGTGACCGGCGAGACGCTCATCGTCTCGGGTGGGAATCGATAGTTTGCAAACGTCTGAGTTGAGCGACGATTAAACGAAGAGCCCCGACGGACTCAAGAGTCCGTCGGGGCTTCGTTAATCAACCCTTCTCCCCGCGGGAGAAGATGTCGGCAGCAGCCGACAGATGAGGGGACGTTTCGCAGCTAGACACGGCCGGCGACCGATTAGAGGCGCGCCCCTCATCCGGCCTTCGGCCACCTTCTCCCGAAGGGAGAAGAGTTAACACAGCTCCCGGAGGGAGAAGGATTCAAGCAACTCGCTTTCTTACGGCATCGCAACCGGCGAGGTGAGGGTCGAGAAGCGTGTTCCCCACTGCTTGACCCGCTCGTATTCGGTTTCCATCTGGTTCTTGTCGAAGTCGGCGTAGCTCTTCGTCCACGACGACGTGTTCGAAATCACCGACATTTCTTTGAAGAGGACCGTGACGGCCTGCTGATTGAACTGTTGATACCCGGCACCGGCGATCTCGGCCTTCAAAAGGTTGCCGAGCGGCTGCGTCATGTCGCGACAAAGATCGCGCAGCGGGCCGCCGACGAGCTTGAGCTGGGCTTCGCCGTTCGAGGCGTTCCACTTATCGAGCTCGGCCTTGATCGTCTTGAGCTCGGCGGCGAGCTTGTTGCGCACGTCGCGGGCGGCGGTGATGTTTTGTCCGGCCGTCTTGAGCGCCGCGGCGAGGCGTACTTTCTTGCAAGCCTCGCGCGCCTCGTCGAGCATGCCACCCATGCTGTTGATGTTCAGCGTGACGGTCAGCCAGTCGGCCGCGTCGAACACTTTTTGCGCCGCTTCGCCGGCGGCCTTCGGCACCAGCTTCGCCTTCTTCAACTCCGCGGCCTTCGCCTTGGCGAGCACGGCGACGTCTTTCAGAGCGTCCGAATACTTCTTGATGTCCGGGCCCTTAATCCATTTCAACAAGCGTTCGGTTTCCGCGTCGAGCTTGTCGATCGTCGTGGCGTTGAAGCTTTCCCACGTGACCCCCTTGAACGCCACTTCGCACTTATCCAGCAGCTTGCCGAGCCCCGTCTCCGGGCACAGCTTTCCCTTCTCTTTTCGCCAAGTATCCCCCTTCAATTCGTCGGGATACGAAACCGCACCCGCTTCGGGATGCATCAGATTGTGGTAGCCATACTTCTTGGGGTCGAACTTCGCCATCAAAGGATTCCTCTTGCTGGATGAAAAAACGGAAGGTCGAAACAGAGCGGCCTTCGTATAAGAGAACACCGTCCGCAGCGAAACGTAACGGGGAGCCCCGGCGGGGCGTCGTACGAACTTCGCCTTATACGGGCTTATTGGACAGTTCGTTCGTGCGACAAACAATAATTATTTCCCGTAAATGGCAAACCGTCCGCCGGCCGAAGCCTGCCGCCGTTCGATAAGTAAAGTAGGCGAAATAGCGCATCTTTAAGGAAATGTGAGCGAGCCGCGCCAACCCTTCTCCCGGCGGGAGAAGGTGGCCGAAGGCCGGATGAGGGGCGCGCCTCATCCAGATAACAAGCAGCAGGGAGCAGTGGAATGGATCGGACTTCCTCGCGGTCTTGGCAGGCGGGCCTCGCGCTGCTGCTCCTCGCGGCAGGCGGCAGCTACGCCCCCTCGGCAAGCAACGGAGCCGAGCCGGCGCCGAGCGCGCCGGGAGAAATGAGCAACGAGATTCGTGCGGCCCTCTCGCTCACGGTGCGCGGGATCCTCGTCGAGTGCGTGCCGGAGAAGATCGAGAAGAACGACAACTGGGGAGACACGCGCGAGCGGTTCTCGCAGTTGAAGATCAAAAACGACGGGCTCAAGCTCCGCTTCGAAACGAATAAGAAAGAAGTGAAGCACGGCTTGTGGAAGCAAGTTCAAGTCGTGCCGGTCGATCCGCAGAAGAACTTGAAGTTCGAGATCGCGCAGGCGCGTAGTACCGGCCGGAACGCGATGACGTTTCAAGTCGTGGCGTCGTCGCCGCTCAAGCTCACGGCCCGCGTGGAGCGTTGGCGAACCGGAGTGAAGATGTTGAACTTCAGCACCGACGCCGACGCGAGCATCGAGATGCGCGTCGACGGAGAATTGACCTTCGAGTACGTCGACATCGCCGGCAAAAGTTATCTCACGTTCAAGCCGGTCATCAAGACCGTCGACCTGAAGCTCGTCGAGTTCGATATTCGCCGCATCGGCCAAGCCGACGGCCCGCTCGTGCAAGAGTTCGGCGATATGCTGTCGGACCCGTTGGCGGATCAACTGGATAAGCACGAACCGAAAGTAGCGAAGAAGCTCAACGACACGATCGTGAAGCGGCAAGACAAGCTCAAGATACCGATGAGCCTGCCGTTCGACTTCAGCGATTGGAGCTGGTCGGCCATCACGAAATCGGCCGACCCGAAACCGCCGGCCGCCGCCGTTCCCGGCGGGCAATAATCGCGACGATGCGACATGTTGCACATCGGCGGCGGCTCCACTATATTCGTGTAAGCGAATATGGCTACCAAGACCGCACCCTCCATCGACCTGATCTTCCGAGCATTGTCCGACCGGACCCGCTTGCGGATTTTGAATCTGCTGCGGGCGGGCGAACTGTGCGTCTGCGACATCGTGTCCGTCTTAGACGTGCCGCAGCCGACTGCTTCTCGGCACTTGGCTTACCTGCGCAAAGCCGGGCTGGCCTTGGCTCGCAAGGAAGGGCTCTGGCACTACTACCGGCTGTCGTCGGCCCAAACCTCGTTTCACAAGAAACTGCTGGAATGCTTGGCTGAATGCAAAACGGTTGCCCCGGAGTTGGCGAAGGACGAGAAGAGCTTGCGTTCCGCCTGTCGTTCCAACTGTTGCGATTGAGCTCTCTTTTTTTGCGATTTACATCTGCTTACGCAAATATATGACCGACCTAATATCGAACCGGCTCCATTGCTCATGATGAACCAGATAAGACGGAAGCTGGCGGCGGAATTGTTCGGCACGTTCGCTCTCGTGTTCGTCGGAACCGGGGCCATCGTCGTCAACGACGTCAGCGGCGGCACGGTGTCGCACGTCGGCATCTCCTTGACCTTCGGGCTCATCGTGCTGGCGATGATCTACGCCTTGGGAGACGTCTCGGGTTGTCATCTGAACCCCGCCGTTACGCTCGGCTTTTTCATGGCCCGACGCTTCGACGGGCGATCGATCGTTCCTTACGTCGCGAGCCAGTGTTGCGGGGCGATTCTCGCCGGCCTTACGTTGCGCTTAATGTTTCCGGCCCACGCCACACTCGGCGCTACGCTGCCTACCGGTGATGCCATTCAGGCGTTCGTTCTCGAATTCATCCTGACGTTGATCCTGATGTTCGTGATCCTCAGCGTTTCGACCGGCTCGAAAGAAAAGGGAATGCTCGCCGGCGTCGCCGTGGGATCGGTGATCGCTCTCGAGGCGCTCTTCGCCGGACCGATCAGCGGAGCGTCGATGAACCCGGCGCGCTCCTTAGCGCCGGCGCTTGTTTCGTTGCGCTTCGACAGCTTGTGGATTTATCTTATCGCTCCGGTTCTCGGAGCCTGCGCGAGTGTTCTAGTCTTCCGCTGCATTCAAGACCCTGGAAGTTGCTGCCGCGAGCAGCCGTGAAGGAGCTACTTCGTTCTATGGATAAACCCATTATGACCCTCGACGAATTTGCCGCCGTCTTGTCGGCGCACCCCGATACGGCGCTCCAGTTGGTGCTGCCCGATGGTTCATTCGTTCCAGCCCACTTCCATGTGACCGAGGTGGGGCGGGTCCAAAAAGATTTCGTGGACTGCGGCGGAACCGTTCGCCGTTCGACAAGCTGCGTGCTGCAAGTGTGGGTAGCGAACGACGTAGCTCACCGCCTGGACACCACGAAACTTGCCAAGATCATTCACAAGGGAGTGGAGCTCTTCGAGACGACGGCGATTCCCCTAGAAGTCGAATACGACCATGGCGTGATTTCTCAATACCCTGTTCAAGAGGCAGAGGCATCGCAGTCCGGCATTATTTTGCATCTCGGAACCAAACATACGACGTGCTTAGCTCAAGACCGTTGCGGCATAAAGCTTGACGTATTGTCGTCCTGCTCCACATCCGACTGTTGCTAGTGGAACGCATCACCATCGAGAATCAAACAATGACCACGACGAAACTCATTCTGTTTGTCTGCGTCGAAAACTCGAACCGCAGCCAGATGGCCGAGGCATTCGCACGCATTCATGGTGCGGATCAAGTCGAGGCGTTCAGTGCCGGCTCTCGTCCTTCGGGTCGCGTGAACCCGAAGGCCATCGAGGCCATGCGGGAACTCGGCTACGACCTGACCACGCACACATCGAAAGGGCTAGACCCCTTCAACGGCCGAGAAGTCGAGGTCGCCGTTACGATGGGCTGCGGCGACGAATGCCCGTTGGTCGTCGCCAAGCAACGCGTGGACTGGAAGATCCCCGACCCCCGCGACATGACCCCGGAACAGTTCCGCGCAGTGCGAGACTTGATTGAAGCGAAGGTCAAAGAACTCCTTCAATCGCTGTAGGTTTCGCCAACAAGGATGCCGGAAAGACGAAATCCGCCTGCTGTCATTGGCAAGTGGACTATCGTAATATGGCCGTATCTGAAGTATCCGGGTGAAGCGGTAAATCAGTCAGGAGTTGCTTAGATCATGCGAGTCGGGATCGTCGGCATTGGGTTTATGGGGATGATCCATTATCTCGCGTACCGCAAGGTGCGCGGGGCGAAGGTGACTGCCATCGCCGCGCGCGATGAGAAGAAGCTCGCCGGCGATTGGCGCGGGATCAAGGGAAACTTCGGGCCGCCGGGCGAGCAGATGGATCTCGGCAAGATCGGCCGCTACGCCGATTGGCGCGAGATGCTGAAGGATCCGAAC
This portion of the Planctomycetia bacterium genome encodes:
- a CDS encoding Rrf2 family transcriptional regulator, translating into MLELTAGYGSGEPVRIRTIADAHGIPSRFLVQILLQLKGAGYVVSTRGASGGYQLAKSPDEITLGEVMHVIDGQEEEIKSSTSNDSPASRVLISAWNEVADVERRMLQAVTFAELAARVRKQAENMYYI
- a CDS encoding phosphoadenylyl-sulfate reductase — translated: MARNSTTPDLAEAAVAENASEDRFLLRIYRGPEESGESVSQQDLAVNEKSVAVAIPSAPPAEVALVPAATEEYLAYLKQQSEALESATPAEIIRWAVKEYAPKLTMATAFGPEGMAIIHMLAAIDRTVPVFNLDTGYQFQETLDLRTRVLEKYGIDIELRKPETSVAEYEKLHNGPLYKSNPDQCCFDRKLKVLQRSALGMSAWMSGIRRDQSPDRARAPIVGWDKKFGLVKVSPLANWTKKEVWSLITKEDVPYNPLHDQGYTSIGCQPCTRAVLFGEDERAGRWSGFEKKECGLHTSND
- a CDS encoding rhamnulokinase, whose protein sequence is MSDQIFLAVDIGASSGRLLAGLFNGRRLQLEEVHRFENGAVDFGGSLQWNVLGLWQQILSGMRAARSKYGDRIRSIGVDTWGVDFALLGRDDVMLGNPVSYRDRRTEGQMDRAVAQLGREEIFSHTGLQFMPINTLYQLMALQAQNSPLLEAAKSFLMMPDLFHFLLTGVKANEITNATTTQFFNPVLRNWASELLDKLGLPTHILGELAEPGTTLGSLRSSVARETGLPPIDVVLPGTHDTASAVLAVPARSAPGARPDWCYISSGTWSLIGIETPAPVMSELCRKLTFTNEGGVGHTVRVLKNITGLWIVQECRRIWSQSGVDFAGGEYSWDALNRMSAAAEPLVSFIDPDDATFQAPQNMPEAIRAFCKRTGQAVPAGEGEIVRTAIDSLALKYRYVLGKLEELAGGRLETIHVVGGGTQNRQLCQATADACGRRVVAGPIEATAIGNVMMQAIAAGAVGNIAQAREVVGESFSVEEYSPCDAGRWDEAYGKFVRLLPRD
- a CDS encoding decaprenyl-phosphate phosphoribosyltransferase, whose product is MSEHERSEAGSMQARERRATKPMSSNGGTRLLPLLQGMRPYQWVKNVACLAGLVFSGRLLQPEMQLRALLAMLGFSAASSAVYLVNDFFDRQRDLLNPRTAGRPLASGRLPVGLAAFAAAVLITVSIAIAAYLGEACVATLACYFVLNIAYSLRLKQVVIADVICIALGFVARVLFGVYAVQVRPTPWIVLCMFSLALFLGFGKRRGEIDAMHEGAARARPVLARYTTRFLDFAMGLAATSTVTTYALYCIAPHHDPNMIATIFPVVYCVLRYAHQVLVEGRGQSPERLLYTDKMLWIGIIAWIALSIFVLYGKPKFVEFAGMFTAECLT
- a CDS encoding glycosyltransferase family 39 protein yields the protein MSNDAPLETPADQNRRGAWDDAIRVFLFFLCGFWLTNAALDASEGEYAYRVARNFVRTGRLGFDEPLVGVFTLAPNGRIYAAHEFGNALLFIPTAAAIEHLDVVLVRMGYALPNVEQTEMFLVSFQPGVYAALTLAIVYLILTREFGQTARQGFLGCLALGFCTYFWNFSRFLYDGMLCCLITTSALAALLKYRATGRLVFAGAAFFLLGFGVATRLSLALLVVAALGFVLFGCAHSRWKVTLTALLALAPFAAWQLWYNQLRTGNPLLSPVQEPQFAVNNALDGNWPLGVVGLLLSPGKGLFVYVPLLIASVIVFRRFWRRDRALAGFLLASAVLWLLLHGKLRSWYGAWGWGPRHMIAIVPLVCLPALVELPTLWSRRRTRMVIDIALSAGFLLACAATICDYQYRMQIAESEHRLDDATFVWGVRNQAVDMFVGAGENLRVMLGLRRPYPLESAREPVHVISNRLNIWWYAWSQQGIPLLYILTACAPLLAMLIWTGRSLLRKTEE
- a CDS encoding pirin family protein; this encodes MFRIRKAADRGHADHGWLNTYHTFSFSSYYDPEQMGFRSLRVMNEDYVRQGQGFGTHPHRDMEIVTYVLEGALEHKDSMGNGEVLRPGEFQRMSAGTGITHSEFNPSAGEPVHLYQIWLLPEKKGITPSYEQKRFPDEELHNTLRLVAARDAAQGALAIHQDAQIYLSKLDAGRKVEHRLATGRHAWLQVLRGSVQLNGHALETSDGAAVSDEALLEIEATVPAEVMLFDLN
- a CDS encoding glucose 1-dehydrogenase, giving the protein MSQLQNKVAVVTGASKGIGAAIAKKLAAAGASVVVNYASSKAGGDAVVAEIVKAGGKAVAVQGDVSKQADIDRLFAETKKAYGKLDILVNNAGIFEFLPLGAITEEHFHKQFNLNVLGLLLTTQKAVELFGEAGGTVINTSSVVAVSPQPNGSVYSATKAAVDAITRSLAIELGPKKIRVNSVNPGMIETEGVHSAGFLGTDFHKKLLAETPLGRIGQPDDIAKAALFLASDDSGWVTGETLIVSGGNR